In a genomic window of Gossypium arboreum isolate Shixiya-1 chromosome 7, ASM2569848v2, whole genome shotgun sequence:
- the LOC108466233 gene encoding SAL1 phosphatase-like: MQDKPQVCLGFDICYIWISLQFGVKEVGCLFFAEVGGGTYMQPLDGSSVVKVQVSVVENPEEASFFEPYEAAHSMHDLSSLIAQHCRLELTVRQKYGALSRGDGAIYLRFPYKGYREKIWDHAAGCIVVTDMDQFHSIIEAGGVVIDTAWQPLDFSKGKHLDMDTGIIVTNQKLMPLLLNVVKKSLKEKAPSS; the protein is encoded by the exons ATGCAAGATAAACCACAAGTCTGTCTTGGTTttgatatatgttatatatggatttctttacaatttggtgtAAAAGAAGTTGGCTGCCTTTTCTTTGCTGAAGTTGGTGGTGGGACTTATATGCAGCCACTTGATGGTTCTTCGGTAGTGAAg GTGCAAGTAAGTGTTGTTGAAAATCCTGAAGAAGCATCATTCTTTGAGCCATATGAAGCAGCACACTCCATGCATGATTTATCTAGTTTGATTGCCCAA CACTGCCGGTTAGAATTGACAGTCAGGCAAAAATATGGTGCCCTGTCCAGAGGAGATGGAGCCATATATCTGCGTTTTCCTTACAAAGGGTATCGAGAGAAAATATGGGATCATGCTGCTGGGTGTATTGTTGTAACTGATATGGACCAATTTCACTCCATCATTG AAGCTGGGGGTGTGGTTATAGATACTGCATGGCAGCCCTTGGATTTTTCCAAGGGAAAGCATCTTGATATGGACACAGGCATCATTGTCACTAACCAGAAGTTAATGCCATTACTGTTGAATGTAGTTAAAAAATCCCTGAAAGAGAAAGCTCCATCGTCATGA